In Methanomassiliicoccus sp., a single window of DNA contains:
- a CDS encoding type IV pilin N-terminal domain-containing protein, with the protein MKKMWKNRSGVSPVIATILLVAITVVLSSALYLYAMSLGGTGSSAPSGAYASAQTLDAKSIKFNLGTMSRDVEFTECRFVVGLNDVVASAQAVIGTGPGNALTFTPVEGGATFTVTFVDLKEDGKISMGDYAEIVTSENALTPGVYTAYLLWAQDGSPICTMTLPL; encoded by the coding sequence ATGAAGAAGATGTGGAAGAACCGCTCCGGTGTGTCCCCGGTCATCGCCACCATCCTGTTGGTCGCGATCACCGTCGTGTTGTCTTCGGCCCTTTATCTTTATGCCATGAGCCTCGGAGGGACAGGCTCCTCCGCACCCAGCGGAGCCTACGCTTCCGCCCAGACCCTGGATGCGAAGAGCATCAAGTTCAATCTTGGAACGATGAGCAGAGATGTCGAATTCACCGAGTGCAGGTTCGTCGTCGGCCTCAATGACGTTGTGGCATCGGCCCAGGCGGTGATCGGCACCGGACCCGGTAACGCCCTGACCTTCACTCCGGTCGAGGGCGGAGCCACCTTCACCGTCACCTTCGTCGACCTCAAGGAGGACGGCAAGATAAGCATGGGCGATTATGCAGAGATCGTCACCAGTGAGAACGCTCTTACTCCTGGCGTGTACACGGCATACTTGCTGTGGGCCCAGGACGGATCCCCTATCTGCACCATGACCCTGCCACTGTGA
- a CDS encoding dihydroorotate dehydrogenase electron transfer subunit — translation MLIETRVRERIEAGKGITTLVFDAPMEARPGQFVMVWVPGVDEVPMSLSHIGPHAGITVKEVGEATKALSCLRPGDVIGIRGPYGNGWRLSGGRILCVGGGVGMAPIITAVEAAGDPGRVAVAIGARNHGEIIFEERARSVSNDVRITTDDGSYGLKGTVVSLADTMMKEKRYDLVLGCGPEVMNKFLLKACKDNEVPCQLSLERLMKCGAGLCGSCVIDGLRVCADGPVFTGEQVERMAEFGKCKRDDAGLRVKL, via the coding sequence ATGCTCATTGAGACCAGGGTCAGGGAGCGCATCGAGGCCGGAAAGGGCATTACGACCCTAGTGTTCGACGCCCCCATGGAGGCGAGGCCCGGACAGTTCGTCATGGTGTGGGTCCCCGGCGTCGATGAGGTGCCCATGTCTCTTTCTCACATCGGGCCGCATGCGGGCATCACGGTCAAGGAGGTAGGAGAAGCGACCAAAGCGCTATCGTGCCTCCGGCCGGGGGATGTCATCGGCATCCGGGGACCGTACGGTAACGGATGGCGGTTATCCGGCGGTCGCATCCTGTGCGTCGGTGGTGGGGTGGGCATGGCCCCCATAATCACCGCAGTGGAGGCCGCCGGCGACCCTGGCCGGGTGGCTGTGGCCATCGGAGCGCGCAACCACGGGGAGATAATATTCGAGGAACGTGCGCGCTCCGTGTCCAACGATGTGCGGATAACCACCGATGACGGCAGCTACGGGCTCAAGGGCACCGTGGTCAGTCTGGCCGACACGATGATGAAGGAGAAGCGCTACGACCTCGTCCTCGGCTGCGGCCCGGAGGTCATGAACAAATTCCTGCTCAAGGCCTGCAAGGATAACGAAGTACCTTGCCAGCTCTCGTTGGAACGCCTGATGAAATGCGGCGCCGGGCTGTGCGGCTCCTGCGTCATTGACGGCCTGCGGGTGTGCGCCGACGGTCCGGTATTCACCGGCGAGCAGGTTGAGAGGATGGCCGAGTTCGGCAAGTGCAAGCGGGACGATGCCGGGCTTAGAGTGAAGCTGTAG
- a CDS encoding cysteine desulfurase yields the protein MDVERLRQDFPIYSSAEKDIIYLDNACQAMRPRQVIDAMNEYYLEYPACGGRSVHRLATRVSVKVEEAREKVAAFIGCSDPSCVIFTKNCTESLNIVAKGYRFPKGAAVLTTDMEHNSNHVPWLQRRAEGRIKHRMVPTPPSGLFDMEAFKAALTADVAMVSMAHTNNVTGTTLPVKEIIRMAHDRKAVVMLDGAQSAPHRKINVEDLDVDMFAFSAHKMLGPSGVGVLYAKKELLGKIEPLLGGGGSVGTTDYEGVEFLPPPERFEAGLLNYSGVIGTGAAVDYLSAIGMDEVAEHEKGLNRMMTKGVKDLDALTILGPRDAALRDGIFPFNIRGMTSHDVAMIIDEIAKVQIRSGMHCMHPFFRSRGIDGCARASFYIYNNEQECRKVIDALHHIVETFSS from the coding sequence ATGGACGTCGAACGACTGCGACAGGATTTTCCCATCTACTCATCGGCAGAAAAGGACATCATCTACCTGGATAACGCCTGCCAGGCCATGAGGCCGAGGCAGGTCATCGATGCCATGAACGAGTACTATCTAGAGTATCCGGCCTGCGGCGGGAGATCGGTCCACCGTCTTGCGACTAGAGTATCGGTGAAGGTGGAGGAGGCCAGAGAGAAGGTGGCCGCGTTCATCGGCTGTTCCGACCCCTCGTGCGTGATCTTCACCAAAAACTGCACTGAGTCCCTCAATATCGTCGCCAAGGGCTATCGGTTCCCCAAGGGCGCGGCGGTGCTCACCACGGACATGGAGCACAACAGCAATCATGTTCCCTGGCTCCAGCGGCGGGCCGAGGGCAGGATCAAGCACCGCATGGTCCCCACTCCGCCGTCTGGGCTGTTCGACATGGAGGCGTTCAAGGCGGCCCTCACCGCCGATGTAGCCATGGTCTCCATGGCCCACACCAACAACGTGACCGGCACGACCCTCCCGGTGAAGGAGATAATAAGGATGGCTCACGACCGGAAGGCGGTGGTGATGCTCGACGGAGCGCAGTCGGCCCCTCACCGCAAGATCAACGTCGAGGATCTAGATGTCGATATGTTCGCCTTCTCCGCCCACAAGATGCTGGGGCCATCGGGTGTGGGGGTGCTGTACGCCAAGAAGGAGCTGTTGGGCAAGATCGAACCGCTCCTCGGCGGGGGCGGAAGCGTCGGGACCACCGACTATGAGGGTGTGGAGTTCCTGCCCCCTCCCGAGCGGTTCGAGGCCGGCCTCCTCAATTATTCAGGGGTCATCGGCACGGGAGCGGCGGTCGACTACCTGAGCGCCATCGGGATGGATGAGGTGGCCGAGCATGAGAAGGGCCTCAATCGGATGATGACCAAGGGGGTCAAGGACCTGGATGCGCTGACCATCCTCGGTCCGAGAGATGCCGCCCTGCGAGATGGGATCTTCCCGTTCAACATCCGGGGGATGACCTCTCACGACGTGGCCATGATCATTGATGAGATCGCCAAGGTCCAGATCCGGTCGGGGATGCACTGTATGCATCCCTTCTTCCGCTCCAGGGGCATCGACGGCTGCGCCAGGGCCTCGTTCTATATCTATAACAATGAGCAGGAGTGCAGGAAGGTCATCGATGCGCTCCATCACATCGTCGAGACCTTCTCCAGCTGA
- a CDS encoding ABC transporter ATP-binding protein has protein sequence MDYAIEIEGLTKTYQDFVAVDSLSLKIEKNRFVGFLGPNGAGKSTTIKMLTNLTKATSGKAYLDGIDVVTDPKKALAEVGAVVETPEFYPYLTPDKSLEYIAKLRGMKSEDIKKRSTEVLELVKMEKERSKKIGTFSKGMKQRVALAQALMFDPSIIILDEPTSGLDPRGMVEVREVLLDLKEQDLTVFMSSHLLNEVYGLCDSVAMMNRGKLLLNKSVEELKGSIEVSRIQIETIKKIDEARLKKLAELPHVIGVEPSHSNQFVVEFKGDMEDRNALLRNIDSDLKVTAFSEAGNPLEELYMGLIKESR, from the coding sequence ATGGATTATGCAATAGAGATTGAAGGCTTGACGAAGACATATCAGGATTTCGTCGCCGTCGATTCGTTATCTCTAAAGATCGAGAAGAATCGCTTTGTTGGATTTTTAGGCCCTAACGGGGCCGGAAAGTCAACCACAATCAAGATGCTCACGAACTTAACCAAGGCGACCTCTGGAAAGGCCTACCTCGACGGCATTGATGTAGTAACCGATCCTAAAAAGGCGTTAGCCGAGGTAGGGGCAGTCGTGGAGACCCCAGAGTTCTACCCTTATCTTACACCAGATAAGAGCTTGGAGTACATCGCCAAGCTTAGAGGGATGAAGAGCGAGGACATTAAAAAACGATCAACCGAGGTCCTTGAACTGGTCAAGATGGAAAAGGAGAGGAGCAAGAAGATCGGGACGTTCTCCAAAGGAATGAAGCAAAGGGTCGCTCTGGCTCAAGCCTTGATGTTCGACCCTTCGATAATTATACTGGATGAACCGACCTCCGGCCTTGACCCGAGGGGAATGGTCGAGGTCCGTGAGGTTCTCTTAGACTTGAAGGAGCAGGACCTAACCGTCTTCATGTCCTCTCACCTTCTGAACGAGGTTTACGGTCTATGTGACTCGGTGGCGATGATGAACCGAGGAAAACTGTTGCTTAATAAGTCGGTGGAGGAGCTGAAAGGAAGCATCGAGGTGAGCAGGATACAAATTGAGACAATTAAGAAGATTGATGAGGCACGATTGAAGAAGCTTGCTGAGTTACCTCATGTTATTGGCGTCGAACCTTCTCACAGCAATCAGTTCGTGGTCGAGTTCAAGGGAGACATGGAGGATAGGAATGCACTTCTAAGGAACATAGACAGCGATCTTAAGGTAACTGCGTTCTCTGAGGCTGGCAACCCGTTGGAGGAGTTATACATGGGCCTGATAAAGGAGTCGAGGTGA
- the nifU gene encoding Fe-S cluster assembly scaffold protein NifU has protein sequence MSPQYTKTVMEHFTNPHNVGEIPDADGIGEVGNPVCGDLMYIYIKVKDDILTDVKFKTFGCGAAIATSSMVTDLARGKTLDEGLKITRKDVADNLGGLPPQKMHCSNLAADGLHEAIHDYLRKQGREPPLPPGAKKEHEEDDHCVVDVDSPIHIEDTVPKP, from the coding sequence ATGTCGCCACAGTACACTAAGACGGTAATGGAGCATTTCACCAACCCGCACAACGTAGGGGAGATACCGGACGCTGATGGGATCGGAGAAGTGGGAAACCCGGTCTGCGGGGACCTGATGTACATCTACATCAAGGTCAAGGACGATATACTCACCGACGTCAAGTTCAAGACATTCGGATGCGGGGCGGCCATCGCCACCAGCAGCATGGTCACCGACCTGGCCAGGGGCAAGACCCTCGATGAGGGGCTGAAGATCACTCGGAAGGACGTCGCCGACAACCTTGGAGGATTGCCGCCCCAGAAGATGCACTGCTCGAACCTTGCGGCCGACGGCCTCCACGAGGCCATCCATGACTACCTGCGCAAGCAGGGACGAGAACCCCCCCTGCCCCCCGGCGCCAAAAAGGAGCATGAGGAGGATGACCACTGTGTCGTCGATGTCGATTCCCCAATCCACATCGAGGATACCGTCCCCAAACCGTGA
- a CDS encoding dihydroorotate dehydrogenase: MTTLEVDLAGIKLRNPTILASGVMGETGESLLKVAEAGAGGLVTKSIGLEPRKGYPNPTLVELPDGYINAMGLPGPGIEAFAEEMEVALRSRVPIIGSLFAAIPEDFTTLAGKMEDYGAAAVELNLSCPHAKGYGMEVGIDPDAVRSIVSSVKGAVGIPVMAKLTPNTHRLVEVARAVEAAGGDAIVAVNTVKAMAISVEARRPILYNRTGGLSGPAIKGVGLRCVYELHEAVALPIVGVGGIERSGDVLEYMMAGASAVQVGSAVGRKGLAVFREITDGLMSYMGAHDLGDLREIVGVAHAH; the protein is encoded by the coding sequence ATGACCACGCTCGAGGTGGACCTTGCCGGTATCAAGCTCAGGAACCCCACCATCCTGGCGTCCGGAGTGATGGGAGAGACAGGGGAATCCCTGCTGAAGGTCGCAGAGGCAGGGGCCGGGGGACTGGTCACCAAGTCCATCGGGCTCGAGCCCAGGAAAGGGTATCCGAACCCCACCCTGGTGGAGTTGCCGGACGGCTACATCAATGCCATGGGGCTGCCCGGTCCGGGCATCGAGGCCTTCGCCGAGGAGATGGAGGTCGCGCTGAGAAGCAGGGTGCCCATCATCGGCAGCCTGTTCGCTGCCATCCCCGAGGACTTCACAACCCTCGCTGGCAAGATGGAGGACTACGGGGCGGCGGCGGTGGAACTGAACCTTTCCTGCCCCCATGCTAAGGGCTACGGCATGGAGGTCGGCATCGACCCCGATGCGGTACGGTCGATCGTCTCCTCGGTCAAGGGCGCGGTCGGCATACCGGTGATGGCCAAGCTGACCCCCAACACCCACCGGCTGGTCGAAGTCGCCCGGGCGGTGGAGGCGGCGGGCGGTGATGCCATCGTGGCGGTGAACACCGTCAAGGCCATGGCCATCTCCGTTGAGGCCCGCCGACCAATACTGTACAATCGGACGGGGGGACTCTCCGGTCCGGCCATCAAAGGCGTGGGGTTGCGGTGCGTGTACGAGCTACATGAGGCGGTGGCGTTGCCCATTGTCGGGGTAGGCGGGATTGAGAGATCCGGGGACGTGCTTGAGTACATGATGGCCGGCGCCTCTGCGGTCCAGGTGGGCAGCGCGGTGGGCAGGAAGGGCCTGGCGGTGTTCAGGGAGATAACCGACGGCCTGATGAGTTACATGGGCGCGCACGACCTTGGTGACCTGAGGGAGATTGTGGGGGTGGCCCATGCTCATTGA
- the aksA gene encoding homoaconitate hydratase (in Methanococcus jannaschii this protein catalyzes the condensation of alpha-ketoglutarate and acetyl-CoA to form trans-homoaconitate; functions in alphaketosuberate synthesis which is a precursor in coenzyme B and biotin synthesis), which yields MDKVAVSPFNPVLKGAKVIVYDSTLRDGEQTPGVAFSSEQKAVIARMLDDAGVHQIEAGFPAVSENEVRTIRAIADMGLKADILALSRVTKGDIDAAVDAGVDMVLLFVGTSEIHLKHKMKKTREEVLSMTVDALDYCKTRGIPASVSAEDTTRTDIEFLMEFYRQSEANGAVRVGVTDTLGCATPEAITDLVTRTRREVKVPVALHLHNDFGLATANAIAGVKAGAAAVTTTVNGIGERAGNVPLEQFVVALKYLYGLDIGIDCTVMKRLSDHICQVSGLHKPRNQPLVGTNVFAHESGIHVAAILNCPMTYESIPPEAVGNERHIIMGKKTGVNYVKRRLEEMRVNATDQQAVEICKRIKELGERKGRVSNAEFNDIVAQVIPTASL from the coding sequence ATGGACAAGGTCGCGGTCAGTCCTTTCAACCCGGTGCTGAAGGGTGCCAAGGTCATCGTCTACGACTCCACCCTTCGCGATGGGGAGCAGACGCCGGGCGTAGCGTTCTCCTCGGAGCAGAAAGCGGTCATCGCCCGAATGCTCGACGATGCCGGTGTCCATCAGATCGAGGCCGGCTTTCCGGCGGTCTCTGAGAACGAGGTCCGCACGATAAGGGCCATCGCCGACATGGGCCTGAAGGCGGATATTCTGGCGCTCTCCAGGGTCACCAAGGGAGATATCGACGCTGCTGTCGACGCCGGCGTGGACATGGTGCTGCTGTTCGTCGGGACATCGGAGATCCATCTCAAACACAAGATGAAGAAGACTCGCGAGGAGGTGCTGTCCATGACCGTCGATGCTCTCGATTATTGTAAAACCAGGGGCATCCCGGCATCGGTCAGCGCCGAGGATACCACCCGGACGGATATTGAGTTCCTCATGGAGTTCTACCGCCAGTCGGAGGCCAATGGGGCCGTGAGGGTCGGCGTGACCGATACCCTAGGGTGCGCCACCCCAGAAGCGATCACTGACCTGGTCACTCGGACTAGGAGGGAGGTCAAGGTGCCTGTGGCCCTGCACCTTCATAACGACTTCGGGCTGGCAACGGCGAACGCCATCGCCGGGGTGAAGGCCGGGGCGGCCGCGGTGACCACCACCGTCAACGGGATCGGGGAGCGCGCAGGGAACGTTCCCCTGGAGCAGTTCGTGGTCGCCCTGAAGTACCTCTACGGCCTGGACATAGGGATCGACTGCACCGTGATGAAGAGACTGTCTGACCACATCTGCCAGGTGTCCGGGCTGCACAAACCGAGGAATCAGCCCCTGGTCGGCACCAACGTGTTCGCCCACGAGTCCGGGATACACGTGGCGGCAATCCTCAACTGCCCCATGACCTACGAGTCCATACCGCCAGAGGCGGTGGGCAACGAGAGACACATCATCATGGGCAAGAAGACCGGGGTCAATTACGTCAAGCGCAGGCTGGAGGAGATGCGCGTGAACGCTACTGACCAGCAGGCGGTAGAGATATGCAAGCGCATCAAGGAGCTGGGTGAAAGGAAGGGGCGGGTCAGCAATGCCGAGTTCAACGACATTGTGGCCCAGGTCATCCCTACAGCTTCACTCTAA
- a CDS encoding PF20097 family protein, with protein MNCPKCNKEMEHGFVRSESFIGGVKWMAERSSKSLGLESLAKPDPLGFCFMEGFRCRDCHTIVIQY; from the coding sequence ATGAACTGTCCCAAGTGCAACAAAGAGATGGAGCACGGTTTCGTTCGCTCAGAAAGCTTCATCGGCGGGGTGAAATGGATGGCCGAGCGGAGCTCCAAGAGCCTGGGCTTGGAAAGCCTGGCCAAGCCCGACCCGCTCGGCTTCTGCTTCATGGAAGGGTTCCGCTGCCGGGATTGCCACACCATAGTTATTCAATACTGA
- the nifS gene encoding cysteine desulfurase NifS has translation MERVYFDNSATTKVDPRVLEEMLPFFTEHYGNASSLHSFGQDAYDAMELARERVGAALGTAARDIIFTSGGTESDNLAIQGAAYALASKGRHIITSKVEHHAILHTCQFLETQGFKVSYLPVNEEGWVSPDSLKEAMTKETTLVSIMAANNEIGTIQPVKELAEVAKEGGAIFHTDAVQAMTKVPLDMSKLKIDLLSLSAHKVHGPKGVGALYVRKGVKLRPIIYGGGHERGLRSSTENIPGIVGLGKALEIGMSEMDESVAKMSAVRDRLIEGTLSSVPRSYLNGPRGANRLCNNAHFRFDYIEGEGMILHLDMRGFAASTGSACSTKSLEPSHVLRSLGLKHEQCHGSLRLSLSKFNTMNEAELFIEAIGPVVENLRKMSPLNEKVDYNVATVH, from the coding sequence ATGGAGAGAGTATATTTCGATAACAGCGCCACCACCAAGGTGGACCCCCGGGTCCTGGAAGAGATGCTGCCCTTCTTCACCGAGCATTATGGCAATGCATCCTCCCTGCACTCCTTCGGGCAAGATGCCTATGATGCGATGGAATTGGCCAGGGAGAGGGTCGGAGCGGCCCTCGGGACCGCGGCCAGAGACATCATCTTCACCTCGGGAGGAACGGAATCGGACAACCTGGCGATACAAGGGGCGGCCTACGCTCTCGCCAGCAAAGGCCGTCACATTATCACCTCCAAGGTCGAGCACCACGCCATCCTGCATACCTGCCAGTTTTTGGAAACCCAAGGCTTCAAGGTCTCCTACCTGCCGGTGAACGAGGAGGGTTGGGTATCTCCCGACAGCCTCAAGGAGGCGATGACCAAAGAGACCACCCTCGTGTCCATCATGGCCGCGAACAACGAGATCGGCACCATACAGCCGGTCAAGGAGCTGGCCGAAGTGGCCAAGGAGGGTGGGGCCATATTCCACACTGATGCCGTCCAGGCAATGACCAAGGTTCCCCTAGACATGTCCAAGCTGAAGATCGATCTCCTGTCACTATCGGCGCACAAGGTCCACGGCCCGAAGGGGGTCGGCGCCCTCTACGTCCGCAAGGGCGTGAAGCTTCGTCCGATCATCTATGGCGGAGGGCACGAGCGCGGATTACGGTCCTCGACCGAGAACATTCCGGGCATCGTCGGGCTGGGCAAGGCGCTCGAGATCGGGATGAGCGAGATGGATGAAAGCGTCGCCAAGATGTCGGCGGTCCGCGATCGCCTCATCGAAGGTACCCTGAGCTCCGTACCCCGCTCCTATCTGAACGGCCCGAGGGGAGCCAACCGGCTGTGCAACAACGCCCATTTCCGCTTCGATTACATCGAGGGCGAGGGCATGATACTGCACCTCGACATGAGAGGGTTCGCCGCCTCGACCGGCTCGGCATGCTCGACCAAGAGCTTGGAGCCTTCGCATGTCCTACGTAGCCTCGGGCTGAAGCACGAGCAGTGCCACGGCTCACTACGGTTATCTCTGAGCAAGTTCAATACCATGAACGAGGCCGAGCTGTTCATAGAGGCCATCGGGCCGGTCGTGGAGAACCTGAGAAAGATGTCGCCGCTAAACGAGAAGGTGGATTACAATGTCGCCACAGTACACTAA